One segment of Solanum lycopersicum chromosome 1, SLM_r2.1 DNA contains the following:
- the LOC101258185 gene encoding uncharacterized protein isoform X2 → MPEKAGNFGWGMRSNNPKVQWWFKLLTMGVFLGILIVWGIDGVSVGSFQRDFVLLKVNSSRKFSPGFKDFSFTNISLRPHSVNTQQNLNRDFARKNLAPKVEPQPVNLTGNQGNAPDFSLEMVSNKELEWVEDSRPGVFRWISAELEANYSSNLLTKWLAPGGEPCRDSRTVDVKIPALDGRENIELSTGDIHEFVFHALDDSGKPHCLGGDYYETDISGETWKSRPPMKDFGNGTYQFSLQVHPDFAGDYNLTIILLFRHHEGLKFSPVRFAFDKVLRVIPIKFSKSSVDLPEISQCKKSDLVRDVWSGRWTRHAKNDSCPISRDGRYRCQEPNFPCQKPWCDGPLGSLESNGWVYSTHCSFKMFSSEEAWNCLKDRWIFWWGDSNHCDTVRNILNFILDVNDIKDVPRRSDLNVTNPRNPSQTVRFTNIFNGHHNQTGNYQGLNSLRDAGYRELLKGYFSGHVVPDTIIMNSGLHDGVFWPNVRHFMEGADYAASFWAEVFNGVRQRGLTPPEVIYRTTITTGGYARQLAFNPSKMEAFNGVVLDKFRAYGLLDRVIDDFDMTYPWHYDNRCNDGVHYGRAPAKLKWRDGQIGHQYFVDVMLGHVLINTLCAR, encoded by the coding sequence ATGCCTGAGAAAGCTGGAAATTTTGGGTGGGGTATGAGGTCTAATAACCCCAAAGTTCAGTGGTGGTTTAAGCTATTGACAATGGGTGTTTTTCTTGGGATCTTGATTGTGTGGGGGATTGATGGTGTTAGTGTGGGTAGTTTTCAGAGAGATTTTGTTTTGTTGAAGGTGAATAGTTCAAGAAAGTTTAGTCCTGGCTTTAAAGATTTTAGCTTtactaatatttctttaagacCTCATTCTGTAAATACTCAACAGAATTTGAATCGAGATTTTGCCCGAAAAAATCTTGCTCCTAAAGTTGAACCTCAACCAGTTAATTTGACTGGAAATCAAGGTAATGCCCCTGATTTCAGTCTTGAAATGGTATCTAATAAGGAACTGGAATGGGTAGAGGATTCAAGACCAGGAGTTTTTAGGTGGATTTCAGCTGAATTAGAGGCAAACTATTCGTCGAATCTTCTTACTAAGTGGTTGGCTCCTGGTGGCGAGCCGTGTAGGGATTCAAGAACTGTGGATGTGAAAATCCCTGCTTTGGATGGTCGTGAGAATATTGAGTTGTCAACTGGGGATATTCATGAGTTTGTTTTTCATGCATTGGATGATTCTGGAAAACCTCATTGTTTGGGTGGTGATTATTATGAAACTGATATTTCTGGTGAAACATGGAAGTCTAGGCCTCCAATGAAAGATTTTGGCAATGGGACTTATCAGTTTTCCCTGCAAGTCCACCCTGATTTTGCTGGAGATTACAATCTTACAATCATCCTACTATTTCGACATCATGAAGGCTTGAAGTTTTCGCCTGTAAGATTTGCATTTGACAAGGTTCTGCGCGTGATCCCAATCAAATTCTCCAAGTCCTCTGTTGATTTACCTGAAATATCTCAATGCAAGAAGTCAGATCTTGTTAGAGATGTTTGGTCTGGTCGATGGACTCGTCATGCCAAGAATGATAGCTGTCCAATTAGTAGAGATGGGAGATACAGATGCCAAGAACCAAATTTCCCATGCCAAAAACCATGGTGTGATGGTCCATTGGGATCCTTGGAGAGCAATGGTTGGGTATATTCAACACATTGTTCATTCAAGATGTTCTCAAGTGAAGAAGCATGGAATTGTTTGAAGGATCGTTGGATTTTCTGGTGGGGTGATTCGAATCATTGTGACACAGTGAGAAACATCCTTAATTTCATTTTagatgtgaatgatataaaggACGTCCCAAGAAGATCTGATTTGAACGTCACCAACCCGAGGAATCCATCACAAACAGTTCGATTTACTAACATTTTCAATGGGCATCATAACCAAACAGGAAATTATCAAGGCTTGAATTCATTGAGAGATGCTGGCTATAGAGAACTTTTGAAAGGCTACTTCTCTGGACATGTTGTTCCAGACACTATAATCATGAATTCAGGCTTACATGATGGAGTGTTTTGGCCTAATGTTAGGCATTTCATGGAAGGCGCGGACTATGCTGCATCATTCTGGGCTGAGGTATTTAATGGGGTAAGGCAGAGAGGGTTGACACCACCCGAAGTCATATATAGGACCACAATTACCACCGGAGGATATGCTAGACAATTAGCATTCAATCCAAGTAAAATGGAGGCCTTCAATGGTGTAGTCTTGGATAAGTTTAGGGCATATGGTTTACTTGATCGCGTCATTGATGATTTTGACATGACTTATCCATGGCACTACGACAACAGATGCAATGACGGGGTGCATTATGGCCGTGCTCCTGCCAAGTTGAAGTGGAGGGATGGCCAGATTGGGCACCAATACTTTGTGGACGTTATGCTTGGTCACGTGCTGATCAACACGTTATGTGCAAGATAG
- the LOC101258185 gene encoding uncharacterized protein isoform X1: MFSSQMPEKAGNFGWGMRSNNPKVQWWFKLLTMGVFLGILIVWGIDGVSVGSFQRDFVLLKVNSSRKFSPGFKDFSFTNISLRPHSVNTQQNLNRDFARKNLAPKVEPQPVNLTGNQGNAPDFSLEMVSNKELEWVEDSRPGVFRWISAELEANYSSNLLTKWLAPGGEPCRDSRTVDVKIPALDGRENIELSTGDIHEFVFHALDDSGKPHCLGGDYYETDISGETWKSRPPMKDFGNGTYQFSLQVHPDFAGDYNLTIILLFRHHEGLKFSPVRFAFDKVLRVIPIKFSKSSVDLPEISQCKKSDLVRDVWSGRWTRHAKNDSCPISRDGRYRCQEPNFPCQKPWCDGPLGSLESNGWVYSTHCSFKMFSSEEAWNCLKDRWIFWWGDSNHCDTVRNILNFILDVNDIKDVPRRSDLNVTNPRNPSQTVRFTNIFNGHHNQTGNYQGLNSLRDAGYRELLKGYFSGHVVPDTIIMNSGLHDGVFWPNVRHFMEGADYAASFWAEVFNGVRQRGLTPPEVIYRTTITTGGYARQLAFNPSKMEAFNGVVLDKFRAYGLLDRVIDDFDMTYPWHYDNRCNDGVHYGRAPAKLKWRDGQIGHQYFVDVMLGHVLINTLCAR, translated from the coding sequence ATGTTTTCTTCTCAGATGCCTGAGAAAGCTGGAAATTTTGGGTGGGGTATGAGGTCTAATAACCCCAAAGTTCAGTGGTGGTTTAAGCTATTGACAATGGGTGTTTTTCTTGGGATCTTGATTGTGTGGGGGATTGATGGTGTTAGTGTGGGTAGTTTTCAGAGAGATTTTGTTTTGTTGAAGGTGAATAGTTCAAGAAAGTTTAGTCCTGGCTTTAAAGATTTTAGCTTtactaatatttctttaagacCTCATTCTGTAAATACTCAACAGAATTTGAATCGAGATTTTGCCCGAAAAAATCTTGCTCCTAAAGTTGAACCTCAACCAGTTAATTTGACTGGAAATCAAGGTAATGCCCCTGATTTCAGTCTTGAAATGGTATCTAATAAGGAACTGGAATGGGTAGAGGATTCAAGACCAGGAGTTTTTAGGTGGATTTCAGCTGAATTAGAGGCAAACTATTCGTCGAATCTTCTTACTAAGTGGTTGGCTCCTGGTGGCGAGCCGTGTAGGGATTCAAGAACTGTGGATGTGAAAATCCCTGCTTTGGATGGTCGTGAGAATATTGAGTTGTCAACTGGGGATATTCATGAGTTTGTTTTTCATGCATTGGATGATTCTGGAAAACCTCATTGTTTGGGTGGTGATTATTATGAAACTGATATTTCTGGTGAAACATGGAAGTCTAGGCCTCCAATGAAAGATTTTGGCAATGGGACTTATCAGTTTTCCCTGCAAGTCCACCCTGATTTTGCTGGAGATTACAATCTTACAATCATCCTACTATTTCGACATCATGAAGGCTTGAAGTTTTCGCCTGTAAGATTTGCATTTGACAAGGTTCTGCGCGTGATCCCAATCAAATTCTCCAAGTCCTCTGTTGATTTACCTGAAATATCTCAATGCAAGAAGTCAGATCTTGTTAGAGATGTTTGGTCTGGTCGATGGACTCGTCATGCCAAGAATGATAGCTGTCCAATTAGTAGAGATGGGAGATACAGATGCCAAGAACCAAATTTCCCATGCCAAAAACCATGGTGTGATGGTCCATTGGGATCCTTGGAGAGCAATGGTTGGGTATATTCAACACATTGTTCATTCAAGATGTTCTCAAGTGAAGAAGCATGGAATTGTTTGAAGGATCGTTGGATTTTCTGGTGGGGTGATTCGAATCATTGTGACACAGTGAGAAACATCCTTAATTTCATTTTagatgtgaatgatataaaggACGTCCCAAGAAGATCTGATTTGAACGTCACCAACCCGAGGAATCCATCACAAACAGTTCGATTTACTAACATTTTCAATGGGCATCATAACCAAACAGGAAATTATCAAGGCTTGAATTCATTGAGAGATGCTGGCTATAGAGAACTTTTGAAAGGCTACTTCTCTGGACATGTTGTTCCAGACACTATAATCATGAATTCAGGCTTACATGATGGAGTGTTTTGGCCTAATGTTAGGCATTTCATGGAAGGCGCGGACTATGCTGCATCATTCTGGGCTGAGGTATTTAATGGGGTAAGGCAGAGAGGGTTGACACCACCCGAAGTCATATATAGGACCACAATTACCACCGGAGGATATGCTAGACAATTAGCATTCAATCCAAGTAAAATGGAGGCCTTCAATGGTGTAGTCTTGGATAAGTTTAGGGCATATGGTTTACTTGATCGCGTCATTGATGATTTTGACATGACTTATCCATGGCACTACGACAACAGATGCAATGACGGGGTGCATTATGGCCGTGCTCCTGCCAAGTTGAAGTGGAGGGATGGCCAGATTGGGCACCAATACTTTGTGGACGTTATGCTTGGTCACGTGCTGATCAACACGTTATGTGCAAGATAG